From the Populus nigra chromosome 13, ddPopNigr1.1, whole genome shotgun sequence genome, the window aagatgatgaaactGGAGTTGACAGAAAAACCCTTACTGGAATTAAAATATGCAAGAAGCAATCTAATATCATGGCAAACAAGGAATCAGTACCAGATGATATTCAAGACTGTATATTAAAGTGCAAATCAGTTTACAAGTGCAGAATCTGCCCTCGAATTATCTGTTTGACAGAGGAGACTATGAGGGCTCATCTTAATTCTAAGGTAAGACATTGCATGTTTCTATTTTGTtgtgaaaatgaattttatgtttaaaattctATATCCAACTACTTAGAATCAAATGCAAGGAAGCAGTACCAGTTGTCAACACAAGGCAACTTATATATGATATATCtattcaatcaaataaattattttgttcttttctttttattccttcCAATGTCATTGTAGATGTATTAGGCTCCCTTTTCTCCTCCTGCCCTTCACTTTTGTATCCCCTGTTagataaattttgaatggcatAATCCTatctttttcattcatttttctattatattatcattttcaatatttttgaaaatgggGTATAGAGCATCCATGTCCAATAGtcattgatataaaatatatatttgctaCCACTTTCAGTGTGAAACATTGAATCTTGCTGGCTGCGTCAAAGTACTACTACCATGACATTTTGGCATGAAAATAACTTTCAATAACTGCTTTTACTTTCAAATTGATTGTCATGGAGATCAGAGCTTTCAAAACTGGTATTTAGCTTTAGCCTTTCATTAATTAGTGAAgttttgtttatgtttgtaGAGACATTCTCGATCTAAGAAGTTAATGAAGGAAAATAGGCTGAAGGTAATGCTTAACAGTGATGGGGAAATTGAGAACATGGACGAGGAGACACATGCTGAGAGGCATGCTCGAACTTTAGCTCTTGCACAGGTTGCTTCTTCTTGAAACTAAATGAGTGGATTGGCTTATTTAACATCAGATATTCCCGTGGATAAACTAGTTTTAACTCATCTTATAGggtaaaacaacaaagaaaaataaagggcGGCAGTGACAAAGGAAGAGATTAAAAAAGAGGGTACAAGCTGTCTGTTTGTTTACTGTCACGTGTATGTTTTTGCTCAATTGCTGTGTGAGTTGTTTTTTACTCCTCAATTTTAACTGCAGAAAGAGGGTAATGCTGCAAGCATGGAGAAAgcaacatcaaaaacaaaaagtcCTCCCAAGAAAAGGCGTAAAAATGAGAACTGAAGATTGTTTCATTTCTGTTTGCATGCTTCAAGTTTGAAAAAGGGGGAGCGGTGCGGAAAATTGATCCATATTTTCTGCATAATCACTAACATGTGGTGTATTTATGTTGGCTTTGTGAATCTTGGCATGATAGGTGCCAGTCaagtatttatgtttctttgtcACCTTCTGGTTTATGTTTGTAAGATCTGGAATTGCACCAGGCTCCCTTTTGTTTTGATAGTACTGACTTTTTGCTTAACTGTGTACTTTTCTGGGAAATCAACTGGGTACTTTGTACAACAGTGTATTTACGC encodes:
- the LOC133670956 gene encoding nuclear polyadenylated RNA-binding protein 3-like, with the translated sequence MIKRRFFKAEHGEKDEASSDSSSSSDSEAEASGKSEDDVVTEPEENSESEDDDTVAEPKEDDESEASSSSSSGYESEDSSANAIDGDLSDDETGVDRKTLTGIKICKKQSNIMANKESVPDDIQDCILKCKSVYKCRICPRIICLTEETMRAHLNSKRHSRSKKLMKENRLKVMLNSDGEIENMDEETHAERHARTLALAQGKTTKKNKGRQ